The Streptomyces sp. NBC_01276 genome contains the following window.
GCTGCGCGGCTTCCGGGCCGCCGCAACTGATGGCTCCAGTCCTGTGCCGTGACCCTGCTCGACGGGCACCTGGGCTCCTGCGCCACCGAGGCCATCGCCGAGGGCGGGGACGCGGCGAAGGCCAAGGTGGACGAGGCCATCCGGGCCGTCGCCCGGCTGATCCGCGCATAAACCCGGCCGGTACGCCGACCGCCCCTCCACACGAAGCGGTTCGTGGAGGGGCGGTCGGCCTTTCCGTGCCCGCCCGGGGCCCGCGTACCGGGCCGGGGTATGCCACCGGTGCCGGGGCGGCCCGTACGATGAGCCGCTCGCGAGGGGGAAGGCGGAAAGCGATGCGCGTACGCCGGCTGGGAGAGCTGGAGGCCGAGATCATGGACCGGGTGTGGCTGTGGGAACGGCCCGTCTCCGTCCGCGAGGTCGTCGACGACATAAACCGGCGCCGCAAGGTCGCCTACACCACCGTGATGACCGTGGCCGACATCCTGTACCGCAAGGGCTGGCTGAGCCGCGAGAAGTCCGGCCGCGCCTGGATGTACGAGGCCGTGCGCAGCCGTGAGGAGTACACCGCGGCGCTCATGCAGGACGCGCTCGGCGACAGCCAGGACCGCAAGGCCGCGCTGCTGCGGTTCGTCGAGGTCATGTCCCACGAGGACGTGGAGGCGCTGGACGAGGCCCTGCGCGCGGCCCGTCCCGGCCGGCCCGCCGGCGAGCCGGGGGGCGGCCGGTGAACCACCACGTCCTGCCGCCCCTCGGACTGGCCCTGATCACCGGCCTGGTCCTCCCGTGGATGCTGGTCCGCGCCCACTGGGCGCAGCAGGTGCCACGGCTGGGACTGGCCGTGTGGATGCTGTGCGGTGCGGCCTTCGCGCTCTCCGTGGCGGTCCTCCCGGCGCAGTTGCTGCTCCCCGAGGAGACCAGTCACCGCCTCGTCGACGTGGTCCTGACGCTGCACCCGCCCTCCCCGGACCGGCTGGCGGCCGCCACGGGCCGCGAGTGCCTCGCCGCGGCGGCGGCTTTCGCCGTCCTGGCACTGCCCGGAGCCGCCTTCGTACGGGAGGTCGTGCGGGCACGGCGCGCCCGCGGCCGGCACGCCGAACTGCTGCGGCTGGTCGGCCGCTACGACGCCCGGCTGGGCGCGACCGTACTGGACGACGCGCGCCCCGCGGTGTACTGCCTGCCGGGGCGCTCGCGCCGGGTCGTGGTCTCCTCCGGGGCGGTGGCGGTCCTGACGGAACAGGAGCTGGCCGCGGCCCTCGCACACGAGCGGGCCCACATCGGCGGCCGGCACCATCTGCTGGTCGCCGCGGCCGGGGCGTACTCGGCGGTGTTCGGCAGGGTCCCGCTGGCCCGGATCGGCGGGCAGGCCGTACCGCTGCTGCTGGAGATGGCGGCCGACGACCGGGCGCTGCACGGCTGTTCCCGTGACGCGCTGGCCACGGCGCTGTACGCGCTCGCGGCGGGGCGCGCGCCGCGCAGGGCGTTCGCCGCGGGCGGGCCGTCGGCGGCGGTGCGGATGCGGCGCATCCTGGCTCCCCGGCACGCGGGGCATCCGGTGCTGCGGGGGCTGCTCGCGGTGGCCACGGCGGTGGCGGCCATCGCCCCGGCGGTCGTCGCCTGTTGCTGGACGGGCTGATAGCGCGACACCAACCCGGCTATTTACTAAGCCAATTCGTAGATTTCCCCTCGCTCCCGACCACTCGAATTGCCCGCTATTCTGGGCGCGTGCGGGCTCAGGACCGGTACGGCGAGAGGTGCGGAACAAATGCTGCTGGCTGACGTGCGGACGGCAGCGCCCGGCGACGCGACGGCGATTTCACGGCTCCTCGCCGAAGCGATTCGCACCGCCTACGCCGAGATCCTGGGAGAAATCCGCGTCGGCCGGCTGGTGTCGGACCATTGCGCACTGCCCCGTATTCGCGCGGAAATTGAAATTCCCGGCGGGGCGCCCGGCTGGCTCGGCTGGCTGGTCGCCACCGACGCGGACGGACGCGTGGTGGGGGCGGTCTCGGGCGGGCTCCCCGTCGCCGGCCAGGGTGAGATCTACGCCCTGTGCGCGGATCCTGCGCGGCTGCGGCAGGGGATCGGCACGGCCCTGCTGGCGGGCGCCACCGAGCGGATGCGGGAGCACGGGGCGGCCGCCCAGCGGATCGGCCTGCCCGCCGAACGGGCCCCGGCCCTGCCGTTCTTCAACCACCACGGCTTCACCCCGCTCACACCGGTCAGGCTCGGCCGCACCCTCTGACGGCCGCCGGGCCCCGCCGCAGCCGGCCCGCGGACGCCGCTCCCGGCTCCCCGCTCCCCGCTCCCCGCTCCCCGCTCCGCCGACGCTCGCGGCTCCGCCCCCGTTCCGCCCCGCCGACGCCCCCGGTCGCCCTCCGACGCCTCCCGGCCGCGCGCCCGGGTTCGTGGCAGATCCACGCCATCGCGTGTTCACGCAGCCCCTCGCTCTGGCCCAAGTCCCTTGCCACGGGAAAGGATTCCACCAGCGGCGCGCGGTACCCGACGGCACGGGAGACCCGCCCACGGAGCGTCGGAGCGAGCGAGCCCCTGGAGGAGCGATGCACACAACGAGCGGCACTTCCCTGTCCGTCAGGCCGGTCCCGCCCGCCGCGCCCGCCGCCCTCGCGCCGGTCCTGCCGTCGGCGCGCGCGACCACCCACCCGGCCGCGCTCACGGGCACCCCGGGGGACTTCCCGCCCGGCCTGGAATCGGTCGCGCCGGCCGACGAGGACGCGGGCTGGCTGCACGACGCGCTGCTCGGCCCGCACAGCGCGGACGTCGTCGGATACCTGCGCCTCGCGCGGGACTGCGGCGGCCCGGTCCTGGACCTGGGTTCCGGCGCCGGAAGGCTGGCGGTGCCGCTGGCCCGCCAGGGGTTCTCCGTCGAGGCCGTGGACCGGGACCCCGCCTGCCTGGAGCGGCTGCGGACCTGGGGCGCGCGGATCGGGCCGCAGGTGTCGCGGCTGCTGGTCACCACCCGGGCCGAACTGGCGGAGCTGAGGCTGCGGCGCAGGTACCGGCTGGCCCTGCTGGCCGGGACGATGGTCTCGGCCGTGGCCCCCGACGCCCGCCCCGGGCTGCTGCGCGAGATCGCCGCGCACCTGGAGCCGGGCGGCGTGCTCGCCCTCGACTACACGGCGCACCGGATGCGGGACCTGGCGCGGGAGCCCCGGCGCGCGTACGCGTTCCAGGTGCCCCGGTTCGACGGGATCGAGGAGTGGGCGGCGGCCCGGCAGGTCTTCGACCTGGACGGCATGAGCGAGCACGTCACCTACCACTGCGTGCGCACGGGCAAGCTGAGTACGGAGCGGACGGTGCTCAGCACCCGCAAGTGGATCGTCGAGCCGGAGCGGCTCGACGCCGAACTGCGTGCGGCGGGGCTGCGCGTGGAGCGCAGTCGGCGCCACCGCCTCGACGAGCGGACCGAGAGCGTCCTCCTCGTCTGCCGCGCCGACCGCTGAGCGCTCGGCTCCGGCACCGACTCGGGCACCGGCTCCGGCACCGGCACCACCGCGGTCCCGCTCCGCTCCCCCGCCGCCCGCTCCACGGGGACCGGCAAGAGGTACGATGCCCCCAAAGGTTTGAGTGGACCAGATGGCGGATGGTGGCGGAGTGAGGGCTGTCGTGGAGGAGCCGACCGGCCGCGAGGCGGTGATCCAGCGCCTCCGCGACGTGGGCCTGCGCGTCACGGGACCGCGCCTCGAAGTGCTCCAGGTCCTGGCGGCGGGCGGCCACATGGACGTCGAGTCGATCACGGCCGCCGCCCGCGAGCGGCTCGGGACGCTGACCAGCCAGGCCGTCTACGAGATGCTGCGCCACTTCCTGGAGACCGGTCTGGCGACGAAGTTCGACCGTCCCGCGCTGCCCGCCGTCTTCGAGATCGCGGGCCCGCCCCATCAGCACGCGCTCTGCGTGCGCTGCGGCCGGGTGGAGAACGTCGCGGCGGAGGTGCCGGAGCCGGCCGACGCCTCGCTCCGCTCCTGGCGGATGGGCGAGGGCGCGGAGATCATCTTCAAGGGGCTGTGCCCCGACTGCCTTCGGGCGCAAGAGGACTAGACCCCTTCTCGCCCCGGACGTGCGGGAGTTGGGCCCGCGAGCCCGTTCCGCACCGGCCGCGCGGGAGCCCCGCGGGAGCCGGGCGGCGACCCTTCCGGAGCCATCGGGCGCGGAGGCGCGCACTCCAGAGGGCTATTGTGACCCCCGTCACATCCGAAACACGGGGGCGCGGGCCCTCCCCCCGGCATGTGCCAAAGTGTGACTGTCGATTCGTAAGAAGAGGGGGTCGCTTTCGCGATGGCAACGGGCGACGGCAGGGACGGCATCCAGTCCGCCGACAGGGTGCTGGCGCTCTATCAGGAGCTGCGCCTGCGCGGGGTGTCCAACCTCCACGAGGTCTTCCGGGAACTCGGCCTGGAGCCCGAGGAGTCCGAGAAGTGGCGCGCGGAGCTCGCTTCCCTCGGCCTGATCGTACCGACGGGCACCACCCACGCCACCCGCGACGACCTCCAGTCGGGCGCCTGGGAGCCGGGGCCCGACGCGGTCGCCGTCGTCGATCCGGAGATCGCCCTGCTGCGGATGCTCCAGGGCGAGCGCGAGCGGCTGCGGGAGCACCTGGACGAGTCCGACCGCGCGTACAGCGCGCTGGAGACCCTGGTCGGACGGTTCCTGCGCCCCGGATCGCTGAACGGTTCGGAGGTCGAGGTGGAGATCCTCGACGACTACGGGCGGATCCAGCAGGTGCTGGAGGACATCACGGACGTCATCCGGCACGATCTGACGTCCATGCACGTGACGGCCCTGGTCCGGGAGGTCGCGGACCGGGTGCTCAGCCGCGACCGCCGGCAGATCGACAACGGGGTGCGCATCCGCGCCATCTACCACCAGCGGATCACCACCTCCCCGGAGGCGGTGGAGATGCTCCGCCGCCGCGTCGAGGCCGGTGTCGAGATCAGGCTGTCGCCCGCCGTCCCGATGAACATGATCATCGCGGACCAGCAGTTCGCCGTGCTGCCCGTACACCCCGACGACCGCGCGGCCGGCGCGATCCTGGCCCGCGGCCCGGCCCTCGTCCGTTCCTACCTGGCGCTGTACGAGCACTGTTGGCACGCCGCGACCCCGTACGGCGACGACGTCGCACCGGAACTCGGCGGCGACGGGCTGTCCGAACAGCAGCGGGCCGCGCTGAAGATGCTCGCCTCCGGCATGAAGGACGAGAAGGTCGCCCGCACGCTGGGAGTTTCCCTGAGGACGGTGAGCCGCATGCTGTCCGAGCTGATGCAGGAAATGGGGGCGTCGAGCCGCTTCGAGGCCGGCGTGCGCGCGCAGCGGCTCGGCTGGCTCGACTGACCCGAAATACCGGCGCAATACTCCGGGGGCCGGAGAACGGGGCCAGAGCAGGGGGCCGGAGAAGAACGGAGCCGCGGGCCGCCGGGCCGGGGAACGGAAAAGGCCCCGCGGCCGCCCGGGGGCGATCACGAGGCTTTGCCGCGCGGCGGTTCCGTCAGTCCCAGCCGTTGCCGTCGGGCCGGACCGCCGACACGGCGGTGACGGCGGCGGTACAGAGCGGACGGACGGGGGCCGCGGGGCGGGCGCCTGCGGGCGTTCCGGTGGCGTGCGCAGCGAACATGATTTCCTCCAGGAATTCAGAACGTCAATTCCGTCTCCGGGGATCCGTGCCGCCGGTATTCCTTCGAAGACATCTCCATTGTCCTACGGAATCCACGGCCGGTTCGGATTCCTGTAGCGCCTCTGAGGCGGATCTGAAGTCCATCGCCCGCCATTCCGGGCGGAGTTCATACAGATGTTACGCCTGCATACCTTTGGTCACCCCAAAAGAGCTGTTAGGGTGGGCTTCCGGCCTTCTCGGCCCTCCAGGTGAGAGGCGCCGGCGAGGCAGGAGCGTGCCGTCGCTCCTGCCTCACCCGTATCCGGCCCCGTACGCTCCTCGCGCAGCACGTCCCGGTACACCTCCAGGGTCCGCGCCGCCGCGGCCCGCCAGCTCATCGCCCGCGCGTGCCGGACCGCCGCCTCCCCCATCGCGGCGCCCGCCCGCGGGTGCTCGGCGAACCAGCGCAGCCAACGGGCGTACTCGACGGAGTCGTTGCCGTGCACCAGCACGCCCGTCACCCGGTCCCGCACGGCGGTCGGGAGTCCGCCGACCGCCGAGGCAAGGACCGGGGTCCCGCACGCCTGGGCCTCCAGCGCGACCAGCCCGAACGACTCGCTGCGGGAGGGCACCAGCAGGACGTCCGCCGCCCGGTACCAGTCGGCCAACTCGGCCTGCGGGACGGGCGGGTGGTGGCGCAGGACGTCCGACACCCGCAGCTCCCGCGCCAGTTCCCAGGCGTCACCGAGCGGCCCGGCGCCCGAGTTCCCGCCCACCACCGGGACGATGGTCCGCTCGCGCAGCCCCGGCGCGTCCCCCAGCAGCCGGGCGATCGCGCGCACCATCACGTCGGGGCCCTTGAGGGGCTGGATGCGGCCCGCGTACAGGGGGACGAACGCGTCGGCGGGCAGACCGAGCCGGGCCCGCGCCGCGGCCCGGCCCCGGCCGGGGCCGAACGTGCGCAGGTCGACGCCCGGCCGGACGATCTCGGTGCGGCGGGCCTCCGCCCCGTACAACTCCCGCAGGGCCCGCGCCTCCTCGCCCGTGTTCGCGATCAGCCGGTCGGCGGAGCCGACCACCTGGTGCTCGCCGCGCACGCGCAGCTCCGGCTCGGGGGTGTCGCCCTCGGCGAGGGCCGCGTTCTTGACCCGGGCCAGGGTGTGGGCGGTGTGCACGAGCGGGATCCGCCAGCCGGCGGCGGCGATGCGGCCCGCCTGGCCGGACAGCCAGTAGTGCGAGTGGATCAGGTCGTAGCGCCGCCGCTCCTTGAGCAGCGCCAGCGAGAACGGCACCACGAGGGCGGGCATGTCCTCCTTGGCCAGGGCCGCGCGCGGACCCGCCTCCAGGTGGCGCACGCCGACGCCGGGCGCGAGGGTGTCGCGCGGCGGGCGGGCCTCGCCCCGGCAGCGGGTGAACAGGTCCACCTCGACGCCCTGTTCGGCGAGGGCGCGGGAGAGCTGGACCATGTAGACGTTCATGCCGCCCGCGTCCCCGGTGCCGGGCTGGTGCAGCGGCGAGGTGTGGACGCTGAGCATGGCGACGCGCAAGGACACGTGGGGCTCCTACGGGGAAGGGCCACGTACGCCCGGCACCGCCGGGCGACCGGCGCGCGGTCACGCGGCGAAGGAGGGTTTCTGTCGTCGTGCAGTCGTACGGTGCCGGGCGCTCGCCCCGGACCGGGAGGCCGGCCCGGAGCCGGCCGGTCAGAAGCCGAACACCGGCCCCGAGGGCGGGGCCAGCCGGGTGCCCGGCGCGGGCGGGGCGAGCACCTCGGCCCGGACCGGGCCTCCGGGTTCCGCGCGCAGGGCCGCGGCGAGCCGGTCGGCACCCTCCGGCATCACCGGGCGGGCCCAGGCGCCGAGGGCGCGGGCCACGGCCAACTGGGCCGCGAGCACCGGCAGGTGCCGGCCGCCGGCGGTGGGGCGGTGCGCCTCGTGCGCGTTGACGTGGCCGAAGTCGGACACCGACCGCACCATCTCGTCGAGCAGCGCGACCGCCCTGCGGGGGTCGAAGGACTCCGGCGAGTACGCCTCGCGCAGGTCTTCCAGCCCGCGCAGCAGCCTGCGCTCCAGCACCTCCCAGCCGGTACCGCCGGGCAGCGCCTCGGGTACCCGTCCCGAGCTCTGCTCGCGCACGGCGGCGAACAGCCGGGACAGCCAGCTGTTCCAGCTCTCGTCGAGCTCGCGGCGGGCGGCGGCGAGCCGGTCCGGTTCGAAGGCGGTGCGGCGGCCCAGCGGCCGGGCCTGGAGCACGTGCCGGCGCAGGGTGTCCGACCCGTACTCGGTGATCAGGTCCAGCGCCCAGGCCTTCTGGCCGGTGCCCCAGACCAGCGCCTCGTCCTCGATGACGTACGCCTCGTTCACGCAGAAGCGCTGCGGCAGCTTCTCACCCCGGGCGAACAGCAGGACCGGCAGGAGGACGGCGTGGCAGAAGGCGTGGCCGAAGCCGCAGAAGTGGATGGCCCGCTCGGGCAGCGGGCGCTCGCCGTGGCCGAAGAGGTGCATCGCGGCGGCCTCGAAGCAGCCGTCGATGCGGTGTTCGGGGAAGCCGTCCACGGGGACGGGCAGCCCCCACTCGGCGGGGTGGGCCACCGCGATGTCCGGCAGTCCGTCCTCGACGAGCGACTCGCACAGCGCGGCCAGGCGCGGCGGCAGCCCGGTGGCGGCCCAGTACTCGGCGAGGGCCTCGCGGTGCGGCTCCAGCGGGATGTAGAGGCGGCGGCAGCGTCTGGGCACGGCCGGGGTGCCGCACTGGGCGCAGTGCGGCCCCAGCAGGTCCCCGCCGTCGTTGGGGCGGGCGCACTCGTGGCACATGCCGCCGTCGCTGACGGCCGCGCAGTGCGGGCAGGAGCCGGTGACGTGCGCTCCGTGGAGGAAGCGCCCACAGGGTTCGCAGTAGGGCGTCAGGCGGGTGCGGGCGGCGATGACGCCGTCCGCGTACAGCCGCCGGAAGAGGTCGCCCAGCCAGCGCGCGTAGCCCCGGTCCTGGCGCGGGCGGACGATGTGGTCGAACTCGACGCCCGAGCGCAGCCAGTCCGCCGTGATCGCGGCGCGGTACCCCTCGGCCACCTCCTCCGGCTTGCGCCCCGCGCGGAGCGCCCGGACGTGGACGGAGCTGGTGTGATCGGCGGTACCGGTGGTGAACAGGACGGGTTCGCCCTCGGCCCTGAGGTACCGGGACAGCACGTCCGCCGCGACGTACGGTCCGGCGAGGTGGCCGACGTGAAGTTCGCCGTGGGTGGCCGGCGGGGTCGCGGTGATCCAGACGGGGGTGCTCATGGGACCTCCTTGACGCTGTGGAGCGAAGTACGCAGCGAGGCTCGGAACGGAAGGGGGCGCGGACCTCCTCGCTCCGCACGGCGCGCACGGGGGCGGCGGGAGCGGAGGAGAGCGGGGTGCCCACCTCAGAGTGACAGAGAAACGAACCGTGCGGTCTGGTATGGGCTTGCGCGTTCACGCCGTTGCGCGGACACGCCAGTCGGACGGCCCGGCGGACGGCGCGGCGGACCGGTGTTGGCGTACTCGCGACATGACGCCTGTACGCCAAAGGGGCCGCCTTGCGGCCCACGGCCGCGCCCAACAGGCTGACCTCATGGAACACTTCGCGACCGATCGCATAGACCGCAGCGCCCCCGAATCCCTGCTGGTCGTGGCCGCGCACCCGGACGACATCGAGTTCTGCGTGAGCGGGACGGTCATGCGGTGGATCGCGCAGGGCACCACCCGCGTCACGTACTGCATCGTCACGGACGGCGGCGCCGGCGGGTACGACGAACAGCTCCCCCGCCAGGCCATGGGCGACCTGCGTCGCGCCGAGCAGGTGCACTCGGCCAAGCGCAGCGGCGTCGACGACGTCCGCTTCCTCGGCTACCCCGACAGCTACGTGGAGGCCGGCGTGGAGCTGCGCCGCGACCTGTGCCGGGTGATCCGGCAGGTCCGCCCGCAGCGTGCCGTCATCCCGAGCCCGGAGATCAACTGGTCCCGCATCGCCGACCTGCACCCCGACCACCGGGCGGTGGGCGACGCCGCGCTGCGGGCGATCTACCCGGAGGCGCGCAATCCGTTCGCGCACCCGTCGCTCCTCAAGGAGGAGGGCCTGGAACCGTGGATCGTGCCGGAGCTGTGGCTGATGACGGGCCCGACGCCCAATCAGTACATCGACGTCACGCCCGTCTTCGACCGCAAGGTGGAGGCCCTGCGCATCCACACCTCGCAGACCGCGCACTTCGACGACCTCGCGGGACTGCTGCGGGAATGGCTGGGCGAGCACGCGCGGGCGGCGGGGCTGCCCCCGGGCCGGATGGCCGAGGCCTTCCAGGTCGTGCGGATCGACTGAGTCCCGCCCCCACCGGGTCGGTGGGGGCGGGACCTGTCGGTGCGGGCGGTCACCGGTAGATGAGCAGCTCCGGCTCGGTCGCGCCCGTCAGCGCGTAGCGCGTCGCGACCAGCGGACGGCCCGAGTAGAGGCGGATCAGCGTCGTCGCGTCGCCCACGAAGCGCGCGGCCGGACGGCCGGGCACCTCACCGCCGAGGACGAGCGGCCCCGTGTGGCCGTCGACGGCCGCGATCAGCCGGGGCGTGTCCCGCCTGCGGCTGGCGGTACGGAGCAGGGGCAGGGCGAGGGAGAGGCTGTGCCCGCCGTACGCCCCCGGTTCCCCGAACGCGTCCCGTACGTCGCCCGCGTGGATCCACTCCCCCAGGGCCACCGTGTCCAGCGTGCCGTCGCCCGCGGCGATGGCCGGGCCGGCTTCCGTGAGCCCGCGTTCCAGCTCGTCCACGATCCTGGCCACCGGCCAGTCCGCCCGCTCGGCCACGTCGGCGGCGTTGGCGGCGGGGAGGAAGACTCCCTCCTCCAGCCGGCCCTCCACGATGCGTACGAGGGCGGCCGCGCAGTGGGCCAGGACGTCCCGGACCGTCCACCCCGGGCAGGCGGTCCGCAGCCCGTACGCGGCTTCCGGCGCGCGGCGCAGGAGCGGGACCAGCGCGTCCCGTTCGGTGCGCAGCAGCAGGTCCGGCAGCCAGGGGTCGCGCACGTCGTCGTCGGTGTCCACGGCGCTCAGTAGCGGTAGTGGTCGGGCTTGTACGGGCCCTCGACCTCGACGCCGATGTAGGCGGCCTGCTCCGGGCGCAGGGTGGTGAGCTTGACGCCGAGGGCGTCGAGGTGGAGGCGGGCGACCTTCTCGTCGAGGTGCTTGGGCAGCACGTAGACGTCGGTCGGGTACTCCGACTGCTTGGTGAACAGCTCGATCTGGGCCAGGGTCTGGTCCGCGAAGGAGTTCGACATCACGAAGGACGGGTGACCGGTCGCGTTGCCCAGGTTGAGCAGGCGGCCCTCGGACAGCACGATCAGGACCTTGCCGTCGGGGAACTTCCAGGTGTGGACCTGCGGCTTGACCTCGTCCTTGACGATGCCCTCGATCTTGGCCAGGCCGGCCATGTCGATCTCGTTGTCGAAGTGGCCGATGTTGCCCACGATCGCCTGGTGCTTCATCCTGGCCATGTCGGCGGCCATGATGATGTCCTTGTTGCCCGTGGTCGTGATGAAGATGTCGGCGCTCTCCACCACGTCGTCCAGCGTCGCGACCTGGTAGCCGTCCATGGCCGCCTGGAGGGCGCAGATCGGGTCGATCTCGGTGACGATGACGCGGGCGCCCTGGCCGCGCAGGGACTCGGCGCTGCCCTTGCCGACGTCGCCGTAACCGCAGACGACGGCGACCTTGCCGCCGATCAGGACGTCGGTGGCACGGTTGATGCCGTCGATCAGGGAGTGGCGGCAGCCGTACTTGTTGTCGAACTTCGACTTCGTCACGGCGTCGTTCACGTTGATCGCCGGGAACAGCAGGGCGCCGGCCTGGTGCATTTCGTAGAGGCGGTGGACGCCGGTGGTGGTCTCCTCCGTCACGCCGCGGATCCCGGCGGCCAGGGCCGTCCAGTCGATGCCGGTCTTCGCCAGCAGGTCCAGGACCAGGGCCATCTCCTCGTTCTCGGCGGTGGCCGGGTCCGGGACCGCCCCGGCCTTCTGGTACTCGACGCCCTTGTGGACCAGGAGCGTCGCGTCACCGCCGTCGTCGAGGATCATGTTCGGACCGGCGTGGCCGGGCCAGGTCAGCGCCTGCTCCGTGCACCACCAGTACTCCTCCAGCGTCTCGCCCTTCCAGGCGAACACCGGGATCCCCGCGGCCGCGATCGCGGCGGCCGCGTGGTCCTGCGTCGAGTAGATGTTGCAGGACACCCAGCGGACGTCGGCGCCCAGGGCGACGAGGGTCTCGATCAGGACCGCGGTCTGCACGGTCATGTGCAGCGAGCCGGTGATCCGGGCGCCGGCCAGCGGCTGCGCCCCGGCGTACTCCCGGCGGATCGACATCAGACCCGGCATCTCGTGCTCGGCCAGGGTGATCTCCTTGCGGCCGAAGGCCGCGAGGGAAAGGTCGGCGACCTTGAAATCCGTGAATGCGGCGGTCATGCGGTGTGCTCCTTGAAGGTGTCCGGCATCGGAGGTCATCTGCGGCCTCCCGCGTTGAAGTAGTTGGCGTCGGGGTGGTGGACGACCAGAGCATCCGTGGACTGCTCGGGGTCGAGCTGGAACTCCTCCGAGAGGTGGACACCGATCCGCTCCGGCCGGAGCAGCTCGGCGATCTTCGCCCGGTCGGCGAGTTCGGGGCAGGCCGGGTAGCCCAGCGAGTAGCGGCAGCCCTGGTATTCCGTGCGGAACATCC
Protein-coding sequences here:
- a CDS encoding class I SAM-dependent methyltransferase, which produces MHTTSGTSLSVRPVPPAAPAALAPVLPSARATTHPAALTGTPGDFPPGLESVAPADEDAGWLHDALLGPHSADVVGYLRLARDCGGPVLDLGSGAGRLAVPLARQGFSVEAVDRDPACLERLRTWGARIGPQVSRLLVTTRAELAELRLRRRYRLALLAGTMVSAVAPDARPGLLREIAAHLEPGGVLALDYTAHRMRDLAREPRRAYAFQVPRFDGIEEWAAARQVFDLDGMSEHVTYHCVRTGKLSTERTVLSTRKWIVEPERLDAELRAAGLRVERSRRHRLDERTESVLLVCRADR
- a CDS encoding GNAT family N-acetyltransferase, with the protein product MLLADVRTAAPGDATAISRLLAEAIRTAYAEILGEIRVGRLVSDHCALPRIRAEIEIPGGAPGWLGWLVATDADGRVVGAVSGGLPVAGQGEIYALCADPARLRQGIGTALLAGATERMREHGAAAQRIGLPAERAPALPFFNHHGFTPLTPVRLGRTL
- a CDS encoding Fur family transcriptional regulator, producing the protein MRAVVEEPTGREAVIQRLRDVGLRVTGPRLEVLQVLAAGGHMDVESITAAARERLGTLTSQAVYEMLRHFLETGLATKFDRPALPAVFEIAGPPHQHALCVRCGRVENVAAEVPEPADASLRSWRMGEGAEIIFKGLCPDCLRAQED
- the mshA gene encoding D-inositol-3-phosphate glycosyltransferase encodes the protein MLSVHTSPLHQPGTGDAGGMNVYMVQLSRALAEQGVEVDLFTRCRGEARPPRDTLAPGVGVRHLEAGPRAALAKEDMPALVVPFSLALLKERRRYDLIHSHYWLSGQAGRIAAAGWRIPLVHTAHTLARVKNAALAEGDTPEPELRVRGEHQVVGSADRLIANTGEEARALRELYGAEARRTEIVRPGVDLRTFGPGRGRAAARARLGLPADAFVPLYAGRIQPLKGPDVMVRAIARLLGDAPGLRERTIVPVVGGNSGAGPLGDAWELARELRVSDVLRHHPPVPQAELADWYRAADVLLVPSRSESFGLVALEAQACGTPVLASAVGGLPTAVRDRVTGVLVHGNDSVEYARWLRWFAEHPRAGAAMGEAAVRHARAMSWRAAAARTLEVYRDVLREERTGPDTGEAGATARSCLAGASHLEGREGRKPTLTALLG
- a CDS encoding BlaI/MecI/CopY family transcriptional regulator, whose translation is MRVRRLGELEAEIMDRVWLWERPVSVREVVDDINRRRKVAYTTVMTVADILYRKGWLSREKSGRAWMYEAVRSREEYTAALMQDALGDSQDRKAALLRFVEVMSHEDVEALDEALRAARPGRPAGEPGGGR
- a CDS encoding LuxR C-terminal-related transcriptional regulator; translated protein: MATGDGRDGIQSADRVLALYQELRLRGVSNLHEVFRELGLEPEESEKWRAELASLGLIVPTGTTHATRDDLQSGAWEPGPDAVAVVDPEIALLRMLQGERERLREHLDESDRAYSALETLVGRFLRPGSLNGSEVEVEILDDYGRIQQVLEDITDVIRHDLTSMHVTALVREVADRVLSRDRRQIDNGVRIRAIYHQRITTSPEAVEMLRRRVEAGVEIRLSPAVPMNMIIADQQFAVLPVHPDDRAAGAILARGPALVRSYLALYEHCWHAATPYGDDVAPELGGDGLSEQQRAALKMLASGMKDEKVARTLGVSLRTVSRMLSELMQEMGASSRFEAGVRAQRLGWLD
- a CDS encoding maleylpyruvate isomerase family mycothiol-dependent enzyme — encoded protein: MSAVDTDDDVRDPWLPDLLLRTERDALVPLLRRAPEAAYGLRTACPGWTVRDVLAHCAAALVRIVEGRLEEGVFLPAANAADVAERADWPVARIVDELERGLTEAGPAIAAGDGTLDTVALGEWIHAGDVRDAFGEPGAYGGHSLSLALPLLRTASRRRDTPRLIAAVDGHTGPLVLGGEVPGRPAARFVGDATTLIRLYSGRPLVATRYALTGATEPELLIYR
- a CDS encoding M48 family metalloprotease, with protein sequence MNHHVLPPLGLALITGLVLPWMLVRAHWAQQVPRLGLAVWMLCGAAFALSVAVLPAQLLLPEETSHRLVDVVLTLHPPSPDRLAAATGRECLAAAAAFAVLALPGAAFVREVVRARRARGRHAELLRLVGRYDARLGATVLDDARPAVYCLPGRSRRVVVSSGAVAVLTEQELAAALAHERAHIGGRHHLLVAAAGAYSAVFGRVPLARIGGQAVPLLLEMAADDRALHGCSRDALATALYALAAGRAPRRAFAAGGPSAAVRMRRILAPRHAGHPVLRGLLAVATAVAAIAPAVVACCWTG
- a CDS encoding PIG-L deacetylase family protein, which gives rise to MEHFATDRIDRSAPESLLVVAAHPDDIEFCVSGTVMRWIAQGTTRVTYCIVTDGGAGGYDEQLPRQAMGDLRRAEQVHSAKRSGVDDVRFLGYPDSYVEAGVELRRDLCRVIRQVRPQRAVIPSPEINWSRIADLHPDHRAVGDAALRAIYPEARNPFAHPSLLKEEGLEPWIVPELWLMTGPTPNQYIDVTPVFDRKVEALRIHTSQTAHFDDLAGLLREWLGEHARAAGLPPGRMAEAFQVVRID
- a CDS encoding class I tRNA ligase family protein, which gives rise to MSTPVWITATPPATHGELHVGHLAGPYVAADVLSRYLRAEGEPVLFTTGTADHTSSVHVRALRAGRKPEEVAEGYRAAITADWLRSGVEFDHIVRPRQDRGYARWLGDLFRRLYADGVIAARTRLTPYCEPCGRFLHGAHVTGSCPHCAAVSDGGMCHECARPNDGGDLLGPHCAQCGTPAVPRRCRRLYIPLEPHREALAEYWAATGLPPRLAALCESLVEDGLPDIAVAHPAEWGLPVPVDGFPEHRIDGCFEAAAMHLFGHGERPLPERAIHFCGFGHAFCHAVLLPVLLFARGEKLPQRFCVNEAYVIEDEALVWGTGQKAWALDLITEYGSDTLRRHVLQARPLGRRTAFEPDRLAAARRELDESWNSWLSRLFAAVREQSSGRVPEALPGGTGWEVLERRLLRGLEDLREAYSPESFDPRRAVALLDEMVRSVSDFGHVNAHEAHRPTAGGRHLPVLAAQLAVARALGAWARPVMPEGADRLAAALRAEPGGPVRAEVLAPPAPGTRLAPPSGPVFGF